One stretch of Deinococcus carri DNA includes these proteins:
- a CDS encoding DEAD/DEAH box helicase: MTAANPFTRLAPFIQEYIWRHGWTEIRAVQAAACAALLDTDDHVLIASGTASGKTEAAFLPILTSLHENPPQSIGALYIGPLKALINDQFYRLDGLLEESGIPVGAWHGDVSASRKKKTLEQARGVLQITPESLEGLFLRRGSTLAHLFHDLRFVVIDEVHAFMADERGRQVRCLLERLERVTRVPPRRVGLSATLGDFSLAQAWLRGNTGRNVQVVNDAGAKRRLHLALEHFPLQQAEEKEDFGPLDEAPGLYAHLYERTLGRKSLVFLNSRQGVEDAVVALRQIAEAQASPDIYHVHHGSVAAAYREDAERAMREEGRPACTVATVTLELGIDLGQLERVLQVDPPPSVSSFVQRLGRTGRRGGPGEMIFYTLERSHRDQDPPHKRLPWTLLQSVATVQLYLEERWVEPTRQPRLPFSLLIHQTLGALEQYGEQAPRDLAVRVLTLSPFRHVSQEQYRALLQGLLTSDHLQRTDQGGLILGLAGEKLVQDWHFFAVFPDVPEYAVFNGISEIGTLSSAPEVGRVISLSGRAWRVTDVDEKRRQVFVRRERGRNTTAWASGGGEVHDRVVQKMREVLVSDADYPYLQPAARARLQEARTLARATGLLDGPLHALSDRQLLLLPWRGTRVHGTIGAVLSLLLAAQPTPGAAHSDTPYSVVVTGTPADLAETLRTLPGEEEIRARLREAYLRRPIHGGPGKFDKLVPPELLVDAQVTDGLDISGAVEDLQGWQKWD, from the coding sequence GTGACGGCCGCCAACCCCTTCACCCGCCTCGCGCCGTTTATCCAGGAGTACATCTGGCGCCATGGCTGGACTGAGATCCGCGCAGTCCAGGCGGCGGCCTGCGCGGCGCTGCTTGACACCGACGACCATGTCCTCATCGCCAGCGGCACCGCGAGCGGAAAGACGGAGGCGGCTTTCCTGCCGATCCTCACCTCGCTTCACGAGAACCCGCCGCAGAGCATCGGCGCACTCTACATCGGCCCACTCAAGGCGCTGATCAACGACCAGTTCTACCGGCTGGACGGTCTGCTGGAGGAGTCGGGCATCCCGGTCGGCGCCTGGCACGGGGACGTGAGCGCCAGCCGCAAGAAGAAGACCCTGGAGCAGGCCCGCGGCGTGCTGCAGATCACGCCCGAGTCGCTAGAGGGCCTGTTCCTGCGGCGCGGCAGCACGCTCGCCCACCTTTTCCACGACCTGCGGTTCGTCGTCATCGACGAGGTGCACGCCTTCATGGCGGACGAGCGCGGGCGGCAAGTGCGCTGTTTGCTGGAACGACTCGAACGCGTCACCCGGGTTCCTCCGCGCCGGGTAGGCCTCTCCGCCACTCTGGGCGACTTCTCGCTCGCTCAGGCGTGGCTGCGCGGGAACACGGGGCGCAACGTGCAGGTCGTCAACGACGCTGGCGCGAAGCGGCGCCTGCACCTCGCCCTTGAGCACTTCCCCCTGCAGCAGGCCGAGGAGAAAGAGGACTTCGGCCCGCTGGACGAGGCCCCCGGGCTCTACGCGCACCTCTACGAGCGCACCCTGGGGCGCAAGAGCCTAGTGTTTCTCAACAGCCGCCAGGGCGTCGAGGACGCCGTGGTAGCCCTGCGCCAGATTGCCGAGGCGCAGGCCTCGCCCGACATCTACCACGTGCACCACGGGAGCGTGGCGGCCGCCTACCGCGAGGACGCCGAGCGGGCGATGCGCGAGGAGGGCCGGCCCGCCTGCACGGTCGCCACCGTGACGCTGGAGCTGGGCATCGACCTGGGGCAGCTCGAACGGGTGCTGCAGGTGGACCCCCCGCCGAGCGTGTCGAGCTTCGTGCAGCGCCTGGGCCGCACCGGGCGGCGCGGCGGGCCGGGCGAGATGATCTTCTACACCCTGGAACGCAGCCACCGGGACCAGGACCCACCCCACAAGCGCCTGCCCTGGACCCTGCTGCAGTCGGTCGCCACCGTGCAGCTCTACCTCGAGGAGCGCTGGGTGGAGCCCACGCGCCAGCCGCGTCTGCCCTTCAGCCTGCTGATTCACCAGACGCTCGGCGCGCTGGAACAATACGGGGAGCAGGCCCCCCGCGACCTCGCCGTGCGGGTGCTCACCCTCAGCCCTTTCCGGCATGTGAGCCAGGAGCAGTACCGCGCCCTGCTGCAGGGTCTACTGACCTCCGACCACCTGCAGCGCACCGACCAGGGAGGGCTGATCCTCGGGCTCGCGGGCGAGAAGCTGGTGCAGGACTGGCACTTTTTCGCGGTGTTCCCCGACGTCCCCGAGTACGCGGTGTTCAACGGCATCAGCGAGATCGGCACCCTGAGCAGCGCCCCCGAGGTCGGCCGGGTGATCTCGCTGAGCGGGCGCGCCTGGCGGGTCACGGACGTGGACGAGAAACGCCGCCAGGTGTTCGTGCGGCGTGAGCGGGGGCGCAACACGACGGCCTGGGCGAGCGGCGGCGGCGAGGTTCACGACCGGGTGGTGCAGAAGATGCGGGAGGTTCTGGTTTCCGACGCCGACTACCCCTACCTGCAACCGGCCGCCCGCGCGCGGCTACAGGAGGCGAGGACCCTGGCCCGTGCCACCGGACTCCTCGATGGCCCCCTGCATGCCCTCAGCGACCGCCAGCTGCTCCTGCTGCCCTGGCGGGGCACCCGAGTTCACGGCACCATCGGAGCCGTGCTCTCCCTGCTGCTCGCCGCCCAGCCCACGCCCGGCGCGGCGCACAGCGACACCCCCTACTCCGTGGTCGTGACCGGCACCCCGGCCGACCTCGCGGAGACCCTCAGGACCCTCCCCGGCGAGGAGGAAATTCGCGCGCGGCTGCGTGAGGCTTACCTCAGGCGTCCTATCCACGGCGGTCCGGGAAAGTTCGACAAGCTCGTGCCGCCCGAACTTCTCGTTGACGCGCAGGTGACCGACGGGCTGGACATTTCGGGAGCAGTAGAGGATCTGCAGGGCTGGCAGAAATGGGACTGA
- a CDS encoding ATP-binding protein codes for MITPPPVPKRITTALFSSLGAGVVPRVGIEHIVVGRKPEIEALLGDLENVAEGGAGFRVVSGRYGAGKSFLLQLLRNYAMNRNFVVADVDLSPERRLTGGRGQGLATYRELTRNLSTRVRQDGGALPAMLEKWISGVQQEVVAGGTAPTDPGFGSAVEARIHEAVNELEGLVHGFDFASVISAYWRGHQLGNDELKNAALKWLRGEYGTKTEAREALGVRVIIDDDSWYDYVKLLAQFVKAIGYAGLVVVIDEAVNLYKITQSVSRSANYEKLLTMLNDTLQGRASYLQLLVGATPQMVEDTRRGLFSYDALRTRLEQSRFARAGLQDSAGPVLRLETLKNEEVFTLLHTLRRLHALHHGYTPTVTDDELVEFMNEVLSRLGASDFLTPRDVTRDFVSVLNLLRQNPGETFLGLVKGPDFVPSRTDVLAEARREEEVPVPASAEFAAFDL; via the coding sequence ATGATAACCCCCCCACCTGTCCCCAAACGCATCACCACCGCCCTTTTCAGTTCTCTCGGCGCCGGCGTCGTGCCGCGCGTCGGCATCGAACACATCGTCGTCGGCCGCAAACCCGAGATCGAGGCGCTGCTGGGCGACCTCGAGAACGTCGCCGAGGGCGGCGCGGGCTTCCGGGTGGTTTCCGGGCGCTACGGCGCTGGCAAGAGCTTTCTGCTGCAGCTGCTGCGCAACTACGCGATGAACCGCAACTTCGTGGTCGCCGACGTGGACCTCAGCCCCGAGCGCCGCCTCACGGGCGGGCGTGGGCAGGGCCTGGCGACCTACCGTGAGCTCACCCGCAACCTCTCGACCCGCGTGCGGCAGGACGGGGGCGCGCTCCCCGCTATGCTGGAAAAGTGGATCAGCGGCGTCCAGCAGGAGGTCGTTGCGGGAGGCACCGCCCCCACCGACCCCGGCTTCGGCAGCGCCGTGGAGGCGCGCATCCACGAAGCGGTGAACGAGCTCGAGGGTCTGGTCCACGGCTTCGACTTCGCCAGCGTGATCAGCGCCTACTGGCGCGGGCACCAGCTGGGAAACGACGAGCTGAAGAACGCCGCCCTGAAGTGGCTGCGCGGCGAGTACGGCACGAAGACCGAGGCGCGCGAGGCCCTGGGCGTGCGCGTCATCATCGACGACGACTCCTGGTACGACTATGTGAAGCTGCTCGCGCAGTTCGTGAAGGCGATCGGCTACGCGGGGCTGGTTGTCGTGATCGACGAGGCGGTCAACCTCTACAAAATCACCCAGAGCGTCTCGCGCAGCGCGAACTACGAGAAGCTCCTCACCATGCTCAACGACACCCTGCAGGGCCGCGCGTCCTACCTGCAGCTTCTGGTGGGCGCGACGCCCCAGATGGTCGAGGACACCCGCCGCGGCCTGTTCTCCTACGACGCCCTGCGCACCCGCCTGGAGCAGAGCCGCTTCGCGCGCGCCGGGCTGCAGGACTCCGCGGGGCCGGTGCTGCGCCTGGAGACCCTCAAGAACGAAGAAGTCTTCACCCTGCTGCACACGCTGCGGCGCCTGCACGCCCTGCACCACGGCTACACCCCCACGGTCACCGATGACGAACTGGTGGAGTTCATGAATGAAGTGCTCAGCCGCCTGGGGGCGAGTGACTTCCTCACGCCGCGCGACGTGACCCGCGACTTCGTCAGCGTGCTCAACCTGCTGCGCCAGAACCCCGGCGAAACCTTCCTCGGCCTCGTGAAGGGGCCGGACTTCGTGCCCTCGCGGACCGACGTGCTCGCCGAGGCGCGCCGCGAGGAGGAGGTACCGGTCCCCGCCAGCGCCGAGTTCGCCGCCTTCGACCTGTGA
- a CDS encoding TerB N-terminal domain-containing protein, translating to MGLRNLIRSLLFGRREDVTLPPPPSVPPSPTPGRTGRHGQVVAPPEPTFAAIDLDAPPRAEAALLISPPTPDVPEKIVPLAPLRVTPEPSFAALEIGEVEKPAASLPVPPRRAEPLPGSAPPPPKPLDLVADLREELGTAIEQLRQRAAAFELPLEAQEELPPVSPAASPPPRPSQSSRWEKVQRQKASPNSFLSQARGRARMTRNAAVPVPLQSYWTTYADLDRARTDWYYFWRARLRAGEALPTDLSYVFLHVYEVLHGVGFDRPEAAFAHLQHVWRTYRVDHPKLDHYLVDWLSDFVHYYGLKGEAARAWLDEASVYARGEELLHHWLERGDRAEVPAGVFRELVAYRPEQNKFYRDTPDKAALDATLRHAVRLTDEFYRETTGTSVFEALRPKKPRQIQRRAFSGAVFEGPSYEYVAATLWPYREDGRLSELLTQAVRHAENLARKRAGFKSQLRGVELPLDLAAYLDTHLFPQQEVRRTVRLDAGRLAALQQESEAIRERLLDEDGGEAAAPVVVLPAEAPAPPQPGTPAAQRFTLPANVPEGHLTDVETVADILEVASGAARDLLRQLRAQGWEAPEADLQLPTGTFASTLVDEVNEAAQLKLGDVLLVQEGALLVAVEDYRDELEFLLGVLEQAPAEVTQAPATLEGPWQALADALPPLHLVVLEQLLRGGLTLRELEAFTAARHALASAVLEDLNTHALDTVGDILVDPYGDPLALDDAYRYDVLRLLQAKGLARQEVNA from the coding sequence ATGGGACTTCGAAATCTGATCCGCTCGTTGCTGTTCGGCCGGCGCGAAGACGTCACTCTTCCGCCCCCGCCGTCAGTTCCACCCTCACCCACGCCCGGGCGGACCGGTCGGCACGGCCAGGTCGTCGCGCCCCCCGAGCCCACCTTCGCCGCCATCGACCTCGACGCTCCCCCCAGGGCAGAGGCCGCCCTCCTGATCTCCCCCCCGACGCCGGACGTCCCTGAGAAGATCGTGCCGCTCGCACCCCTGCGGGTCACCCCCGAACCCTCCTTTGCCGCGCTGGAGATCGGCGAGGTGGAAAAGCCAGCCGCGAGCCTCCCGGTGCCGCCCCGGCGAGCCGAGCCTCTCCCGGGGTCAGCCCCACCCCCGCCGAAGCCGCTCGACCTGGTCGCGGACCTGCGCGAGGAGCTCGGCACCGCCATCGAGCAGCTGCGGCAGCGGGCCGCGGCCTTCGAGCTGCCCCTGGAAGCGCAGGAGGAGCTACCCCCCGTTTCCCCCGCCGCGTCCCCTCCTCCGCGCCCTTCCCAGTCCTCACGCTGGGAAAAGGTGCAGCGCCAGAAAGCCTCCCCGAACTCGTTCCTCTCCCAGGCACGCGGGCGGGCGAGGATGACGAGGAACGCCGCGGTGCCGGTGCCCCTGCAGTCCTACTGGACGACCTACGCCGACCTCGACCGCGCCCGCACCGACTGGTACTACTTCTGGCGGGCGCGCCTGCGCGCCGGCGAGGCGCTGCCCACCGATCTCAGCTACGTGTTTCTCCACGTTTACGAGGTGCTGCACGGGGTGGGCTTCGACCGCCCGGAAGCGGCCTTCGCCCACCTGCAGCACGTCTGGCGCACCTACCGGGTGGACCACCCCAAGCTCGACCACTATCTGGTGGACTGGCTCAGCGACTTCGTGCACTACTACGGCCTCAAAGGTGAGGCAGCGCGCGCGTGGTTGGACGAGGCCAGCGTTTACGCCCGCGGCGAGGAGCTGCTGCACCACTGGCTGGAGCGCGGCGACCGCGCCGAGGTGCCCGCGGGGGTCTTCCGCGAACTCGTCGCCTACCGCCCGGAGCAGAACAAGTTCTACCGCGACACCCCGGACAAGGCGGCGCTCGACGCCACCCTGCGACACGCCGTGCGGCTCACGGACGAGTTCTACCGGGAGACGACGGGCACCTCGGTCTTCGAGGCGCTGAGACCCAAGAAGCCCCGCCAAATCCAGCGCCGGGCTTTCTCCGGCGCCGTGTTCGAGGGCCCCTCGTACGAGTACGTCGCCGCCACCCTCTGGCCCTACAGGGAGGACGGGCGGCTCTCCGAGCTGCTCACCCAGGCGGTGCGCCACGCCGAGAACCTCGCCCGCAAGCGGGCGGGCTTCAAAAGCCAGTTGCGCGGCGTCGAGCTGCCCCTCGACCTCGCGGCTTACCTCGACACCCACCTGTTTCCCCAGCAGGAGGTGCGGCGCACGGTGCGGCTCGACGCTGGCCGCCTGGCCGCGCTGCAGCAGGAGTCCGAGGCCATCCGCGAGCGCCTGCTGGACGAGGATGGCGGCGAGGCGGCTGCCCCGGTCGTCGTCCTCCCCGCTGAGGCTCCAGCCCCTCCCCAGCCTGGGACGCCCGCCGCCCAGCGCTTCACCCTGCCCGCCAATGTGCCTGAAGGCCACCTCACCGACGTGGAGACGGTCGCCGACATCCTTGAGGTCGCCTCCGGCGCGGCGCGCGACCTGCTGCGTCAGCTGCGCGCCCAGGGCTGGGAGGCGCCTGAGGCTGACCTCCAGCTGCCCACCGGCACCTTTGCGAGCACCCTGGTCGACGAGGTGAACGAGGCCGCGCAGCTCAAGCTGGGGGACGTCCTCCTCGTGCAGGAGGGCGCGCTGCTCGTCGCCGTCGAGGATTACCGCGACGAGCTGGAATTTCTGCTGGGCGTGCTCGAGCAGGCCCCCGCCGAGGTGACGCAGGCCCCGGCCACGCTGGAAGGGCCCTGGCAGGCCCTGGCGGACGCGTTGCCGCCCCTGCACCTCGTGGTGCTGGAGCAGCTGCTGCGAGGCGGGCTCACCCTGCGCGAACTCGAGGCGTTCACCGCCGCGCGCCACGCCCTCGCCTCCGCCGTCCTCGAAGACCTCAACACGCATGCCCTCGACACCGTCGGTGACATCCTCGTCGATCCCTACGGCGACCCCCTCGCCCTCGACGACGCCTACCGCTACGACGTGCTGCGCCTGCTCCAGGCCAAGGGGCTGGCCCGCCAGGAAGTGAACGCATGA
- a CDS encoding helix-turn-helix transcriptional regulator: protein MNSQQSDLKLSGLLFQDSEHVLVERITYLKEYLSYVMKELRSQAELSQADIAEVLGVKQPAVAKLEKADRQHDIESVMRYLHAVGAELTVGVKRDDRFYQVSEPSNTVIVDVPEDICGESQRCQMDVRSYVHDALDHYCLEGQNTAAEWFGFEVEVSLSPQGPEGEQVEAEAVLV from the coding sequence ATGAACAGTCAGCAAAGCGATCTCAAGCTCTCCGGCCTCCTTTTTCAGGACAGTGAACACGTTTTGGTCGAAAGGATCACGTACCTCAAGGAATACCTTAGCTACGTGATGAAAGAGCTGCGCAGTCAGGCAGAATTATCGCAGGCAGATATTGCCGAAGTTCTCGGTGTGAAGCAGCCCGCAGTGGCAAAACTCGAGAAGGCTGATCGGCAGCACGATATTGAAAGCGTGATGCGCTATCTTCACGCTGTTGGTGCAGAACTTACTGTAGGCGTCAAACGCGATGATCGGTTCTACCAGGTCAGTGAGCCGTCGAACACAGTGATTGTTGATGTGCCTGAGGACATCTGTGGGGAGTCACAACGCTGCCAAATGGACGTCCGATCCTACGTCCACGACGCACTTGATCACTACTGTCTGGAAGGCCAGAACACTGCCGCAGAATGGTTTGGGTTTGAGGTAGAAGTCAGCTTGTCGCCGCAGGGTCCCGAAGGCGAACAGGTGGAAGCGGAGGCGGTGTTGGTGTGA
- a CDS encoding HNH endonuclease, translating to MGSPVSHLQFNGLLDLIEREGPTLARRAEGVLRNLADTLENNIRDAHRMLASLKEAQDDRGPAQRVVLAEARLTALRHEANAAYRAAPVPWRWFTRGISPNLRHRLQAAEAELSASRTAWQALQESRKRLPSRPAWPPLDTEANACAFLARAEQARVVLHQAMLPGERQAERDRIEKDRALAAAFEQKTREVADSIKKQLPRNHACPYCQGPLGDTPHADHIHPVSRGGMSTKDNMVYACSTCNGRKHDLTLREFAEKYRLDRNAIERRLLALGKRV from the coding sequence TTGGGTTCCCCGGTGAGCCACCTCCAGTTCAACGGCTTGCTCGACCTAATCGAGCGTGAGGGCCCCACCCTGGCTCGCCGGGCCGAGGGCGTCCTGCGGAACCTCGCCGACACCCTTGAGAACAACATCCGCGACGCCCACCGCATGCTGGCCTCCCTAAAAGAGGCGCAGGACGACCGGGGACCAGCACAACGCGTGGTGCTAGCCGAGGCTCGCCTCACCGCCCTGCGGCACGAGGCGAACGCCGCCTACCGCGCCGCGCCGGTGCCCTGGCGCTGGTTCACCAGGGGCATCTCCCCGAACCTCCGCCACCGGCTGCAGGCGGCCGAGGCGGAGCTGAGCGCGAGCCGCACCGCGTGGCAGGCGCTGCAGGAGAGTCGGAAGCGGTTGCCCTCCCGACCAGCGTGGCCACCGCTGGACACCGAGGCGAACGCGTGCGCCTTTCTCGCGCGCGCCGAGCAGGCCCGAGTTGTGCTGCACCAGGCCATGCTGCCGGGTGAGCGCCAGGCCGAGCGTGACCGCATCGAAAAAGACCGCGCCCTCGCCGCCGCTTTCGAGCAGAAAACCCGCGAAGTGGCCGACAGCATCAAGAAGCAGCTGCCACGCAACCACGCCTGCCCCTACTGCCAGGGGCCGCTGGGCGACACACCGCATGCGGACCACATCCACCCCGTGTCGCGCGGGGGCATGAGCACCAAGGACAACATGGTCTACGCGTGCAGCACCTGCAACGGCCGCAAACACGACCTGACCCTGCGCGAATTCGCCGAGAAGTACCGCCTGGACCGCAACGCCATCGAGCGCCGGCTGCTCGCCCTGGGCAAGCGGGTCTGA
- a CDS encoding type II toxin-antitoxin system RelE/ParE family toxin, producing the protein MPWTWKLFGADECKIPEDLLRAFYHLLEDPIIPLREGLDPLLTTDQSISLRTKIRKLCDFYPGSLSSDEIDRFDDGFYELRLMGRGYSYRFFFVQTSPQTFLFLDVISKKYNGKTRKSDLATTRARLKQVKRK; encoded by the coding sequence ATGCCATGGACTTGGAAATTGTTTGGTGCGGACGAGTGCAAGATACCCGAAGACCTTCTGCGGGCCTTCTACCATCTTCTTGAAGACCCGATCATCCCCCTCCGCGAGGGCCTAGACCCCCTGCTGACCACTGATCAGAGCATCAGCCTGCGCACCAAGATCAGGAAGCTCTGTGATTTCTACCCGGGCTCGCTCAGCAGCGACGAAATCGACCGCTTTGACGACGGGTTTTATGAGCTCCGGCTGATGGGTAGAGGCTACAGTTACCGCTTTTTCTTCGTCCAGACGTCCCCTCAGACCTTCCTGTTTCTAGATGTGATCTCCAAAAAGTACAACGGTAAGACGCGTAAATCTGATCTCGCGACTACACGAGCACGACTCAAGCAAGTGAAGCGCAAGTAA